From Blattabacterium cuenoti, a single genomic window includes:
- the lysA gene encoding diaminopimelate decarboxylase, with translation MMHELENNSYPVHREYLIQLAKKYGTPLYVYDSQKIKKQYIKMKNAFSGIKNLIINYACKANTNLNILKFLQKLGSGLDTVSIQEVEIGLKAGFSPKKIIFTPNCVSIQEIKKAVNLGVRINLDNLSILEQFGEHYPDYAIGIRINPHIMAGGNSKISVGHIDSKFGISYYQIPHMKRILQNTGLKIEGFHMHTGSDISDIKVFLAGAKVLFKTAIDFPNLNYIDFGSGFKVPYKKNDITTDLNSLSHSITEKFEFFCKTYGSQITLIFEPGKFIVSESGYFLVNVNVIKHTTSTVFAGVDSGFNHFLRPMFYDAYHCIENISNPNGRFRFYTVVGYICESDTFGLNRKVQEIREGDILCIKNAGAYCFSMSSNYNSRYRPSEVMIFKGKDFLIRKRETMQDLMKNIIDIHM, from the coding sequence ATGATGCATGAATTAGAAAATAATAGCTATCCAGTTCATAGAGAATACTTAATACAACTCGCAAAAAAATATGGAACTCCACTTTACGTATACGATTCTCAAAAAATAAAGAAACAATATATCAAGATGAAAAATGCTTTTAGTGGTATAAAAAATTTAATTATTAATTATGCCTGTAAAGCTAATACTAATCTTAATATATTAAAATTTTTGCAAAAATTGGGAAGTGGATTAGATACCGTATCTATTCAAGAAGTAGAAATAGGATTAAAAGCAGGTTTTTCACCTAAAAAAATTATATTTACACCAAATTGTGTTTCTATTCAAGAAATCAAAAAGGCTGTAAATTTAGGAGTTAGAATCAACCTAGATAATTTATCCATTTTAGAACAATTTGGAGAACATTATCCTGATTACGCCATAGGAATCAGAATCAATCCACATATTATGGCAGGAGGAAATTCTAAGATTTCAGTAGGACATATTGATTCTAAATTTGGTATTTCTTACTATCAAATCCCTCATATGAAAAGAATATTACAAAATACCGGACTTAAAATAGAAGGATTTCATATGCATACAGGATCTGATATATCAGATATTAAGGTATTTTTAGCTGGAGCAAAAGTCTTGTTTAAAACAGCTATAGATTTTCCCAATCTTAATTATATTGATTTTGGAAGTGGATTTAAAGTACCATACAAAAAAAATGATATAACAACGGATCTAAATTCTTTAAGTCATTCTATTACAGAAAAATTCGAATTTTTTTGTAAAACTTATGGAAGTCAAATTACTTTGATATTTGAACCAGGTAAATTTATAGTTAGTGAATCGGGATATTTTTTAGTAAATGTAAATGTCATTAAACATACTACATCTACTGTATTTGCTGGAGTGGATTCAGGATTTAATCATTTTCTTCGTCCTATGTTTTATGATGCTTATCATTGTATTGAAAATATTTCTAATCCCAATGGTCGTTTTCGTTTTTACACAGTGGTGGGATATATTTGCGAATCAGATACTTTTGGGTTAAATCGAAAAGTTCAAGAAATACGCGAAGGAGATATTTTGTGCATTAAAAATGCGGGAGCTTATTGTTTTTCTATGTCTTCTAATTATAATTCTCGTTATAGACCTTCTGAAGTTATGATTTTTAAGGGAAAAGATTTTCTTATAAGAAAAAGAGAAACAATGCAAGATCTTATGAAAAACATAATAGACATACACATGTAA
- the metG gene encoding methionine--tRNA ligase produces the protein MKKSNKYTVTAALPYANGPIHIGHLAGVYLPADVFVRYLRRKKIDVIFICGSDEHGAPIAIQAKKEKKTPQEIVNKYHYMIKDCFHDFGIQFDHYSRTSTKIHHEISTYFFEKLYEKKKIFEKTSEQYYDQEAKQFLADRYIYGTCPNCKNKEAYGDQCETCGSSLNPEDLIDPKSTISGSFPVLKKTRHWYFPLNQYQKFLEKWILIHHKKDWKVNVYGQAKSWLDQGLKPRAITRDLNWGIPVPKDTGKVLYVWFEAPIGYISATIEWAIQKKIDWKPYWKDKTTKLIQFIGKDNIVFHCIIFPVILKAYNSRYILPDKILANEFLHLENKKISTSKNWAVWVHEYLKDFPNQQDTLRYILIANMPEKKDNNFNWKDFQRKNNTELVAILGNFVNRSLTLIQKYNQGIVPYPNMLSIKDKKILNKIKNYPKYIGNLIESYQFRESLACLMDLARLGNKYLTEEEPWNKKKEKRVSTILYVSLQIVGMLAQLSEPFLPYTAKKLLNMLRLKTFLWNKIKNIEEILCPGHVLGKPKFLFRKITNESIEKQMKKLEKI, from the coding sequence ATGAAAAAATCAAATAAATATACAGTTACTGCTGCTTTACCATATGCAAATGGACCAATTCATATAGGACATTTAGCCGGAGTTTATTTGCCTGCAGATGTTTTTGTTCGTTATCTTAGACGAAAAAAAATAGATGTTATTTTTATATGTGGATCGGATGAACATGGAGCTCCTATTGCTATACAAGCTAAAAAAGAAAAAAAAACTCCTCAAGAAATAGTCAATAAGTATCATTATATGATTAAAGATTGTTTTCATGATTTTGGTATACAATTTGATCACTATTCTAGAACCTCTACAAAAATTCATCACGAAATTTCTACTTATTTTTTTGAAAAACTTTATGAAAAAAAAAAGATTTTTGAAAAAACATCGGAGCAATATTATGATCAAGAAGCTAAACAGTTTTTAGCTGATCGGTATATATATGGAACATGTCCTAACTGCAAAAATAAAGAAGCTTATGGAGATCAATGCGAAACTTGTGGAAGTTCACTCAACCCTGAAGATTTAATAGATCCAAAATCGACTATAAGTGGAAGCTTTCCAGTTTTGAAAAAAACTAGACATTGGTACTTTCCTTTAAATCAATATCAAAAATTTTTGGAAAAATGGATTTTAATTCATCACAAAAAAGATTGGAAAGTGAATGTATATGGACAAGCAAAATCTTGGTTAGATCAAGGATTAAAACCTCGCGCTATAACAAGAGATTTGAATTGGGGAATTCCTGTTCCGAAAGATACGGGAAAAGTTCTATATGTATGGTTCGAAGCTCCTATAGGATATATTTCTGCGACCATAGAGTGGGCTATACAAAAAAAAATAGATTGGAAACCTTATTGGAAAGATAAAACGACCAAATTAATTCAATTCATAGGAAAAGATAATATCGTTTTTCATTGCATTATTTTTCCAGTTATACTTAAAGCGTATAATAGTAGATATATCCTTCCAGATAAAATATTGGCTAATGAATTTCTTCATCTTGAAAATAAAAAAATATCTACTTCTAAAAATTGGGCCGTATGGGTTCATGAATATTTAAAAGATTTTCCAAACCAACAGGATACGCTTCGTTATATTCTCATCGCCAATATGCCTGAAAAAAAAGATAATAATTTTAATTGGAAAGATTTTCAAAGAAAAAATAATACTGAATTAGTCGCTATATTAGGTAATTTTGTAAATAGAAGTCTAACGTTAATACAAAAATATAATCAAGGGATTGTTCCTTATCCTAACATGTTATCTATAAAGGATAAAAAAATATTAAACAAAATTAAAAATTATCCAAAATATATAGGTAATTTGATTGAATCTTATCAATTTAGAGAATCTTTAGCATGTTTGATGGATTTAGCTAGATTAGGAAACAAATATTTAACAGAAGAAGAACCTTGGAATAAAAAAAAAGAAAAACGTGTTAGTACGATTCTTTATGTATCATTACAGATTGTTGGTATGTTAGCTCAGTTATCCGAACCTTTTCTTCCATATACGGCAAAAAAATTATTAAACATGCTTCGGTTGAAAACTTTTTTATGGAACAAAATAAAAAACATAGAAGAAATTTTATGCCCAGGACATGTTTTAGGAAAACCCAAATTTTTATTTAGAAAAATAACCAACGAAAGTATTGAAAAACAAATGAAAAAACTGGAAAAAATATAA
- a CDS encoding 5'-3' exonuclease codes for MNNNKKLFLIDAYPLIYQSYYAYKHKPLFTSKGLNTSPIINFTYFLMNTLNKEKPSYMATIFDFSQGTSFRKKEYDKYKAHRKRTPDAICMAIPYIIKILKTFQISFFYAPNGYEADDFIGTIAKKAEHKGYIIYIITLDKDFYQLITENIKVYIPPFRGNPPKILGVEEIQKKFGVNDPKQVIDLWSMMGDPSDNIPGLPGVGIKNAIKFIKKYGSIEKLFNSIHDLNGKIQENIEKNKNLGILSKKLITIVTNIPFFSFHEENFYVKKPSWHSIKKIFIELEFIRLLKKAYEYYTFKTKE; via the coding sequence ATGAATAATAATAAAAAATTATTTTTAATTGACGCATATCCCCTTATTTATCAGAGTTATTATGCTTATAAACATAAGCCACTTTTTACTTCTAAAGGACTTAATACTTCGCCTATCATAAATTTCACATATTTTTTAATGAACACCTTAAATAAGGAAAAGCCATCTTATATGGCTACTATTTTTGATTTCAGTCAAGGAACTTCTTTTAGAAAAAAAGAATATGACAAATATAAAGCGCATAGAAAAAGAACTCCAGATGCTATTTGCATGGCTATTCCTTATATTATAAAGATTTTAAAAACTTTTCAAATTTCTTTTTTTTATGCTCCCAACGGATATGAAGCTGATGATTTTATCGGAACAATAGCTAAAAAAGCGGAACATAAAGGATATATTATTTATATAATCACTTTAGATAAAGATTTTTATCAATTGATAACAGAAAATATAAAAGTTTATATTCCACCTTTTAGAGGAAACCCCCCAAAAATATTAGGGGTCGAAGAAATCCAAAAAAAATTTGGGGTGAATGATCCCAAACAAGTGATAGATTTATGGAGCATGATGGGAGATCCTTCTGATAATATACCAGGATTACCAGGAGTGGGGATAAAAAATGCCATAAAATTTATTAAAAAATATGGAAGTATTGAGAAATTATTCAATTCCATTCATGATCTTAACGGAAAAATTCAAGAAAATATTGAAAAAAATAAAAATTTAGGTATTTTATCAAAAAAATTAATAACTATCGTAACTAATATTCCTTTCTTTTCTTTTCATGAAGAGAATTTTTATGTCAAAAAACCAAGCTGGCATTCTATAAAAAAAATATTCATAGAACTTGAATTTATAAGATTATTAAAAAAAGCTTATGAATATTATACATTTAAAACAAAAGAATAA
- a CDS encoding porin: protein MKKTKIIFLILFLGFFYPFRNFAEIIKQKKTTDENPHLNIFLDFSSSLNSTVKQELYESSRFSEDSLNLKVIGKANDKISYHFEKQLLKKTENSEMLDLAYLKYKWNDKLYLLFGKQPFAFGSMEYASGLYENRYRYPHVYKSNENYVGFSFIYIPIKDHELQFQMINSNSMKKKEENMVQEVNYPMGYSVNWNWSLLDNNNKIIQNRWSYSIFQENENKKFWKLLALGSKLNLKPFSIEADYILSDEDIEKNGDITKILRSLNPNYNYTASVKYGTYLVKLKYNLIPKWNLIAKGVYEIGTSKKGNNDILGENKLFKKAYTYYGGIEFLPIIKNNDLSFNLSYQNQIVNYSLDQMKEKNNNNHFIILGLSYRIKMIS, encoded by the coding sequence CTTTTTTTAGGATTTTTTTATCCTTTTCGTAATTTTGCAGAAATTATAAAACAAAAAAAAACGACAGATGAAAATCCTCATTTAAACATATTTTTAGATTTTTCTAGTAGTCTTAATTCTACAGTAAAACAAGAATTATATGAAAGCTCTCGTTTTTCTGAAGATTCTTTAAATTTGAAAGTGATTGGAAAGGCAAATGATAAAATAAGTTATCATTTTGAAAAACAGTTGTTGAAAAAAACAGAAAATTCTGAAATGCTTGATTTAGCTTATTTAAAATATAAGTGGAATGATAAACTTTATTTGTTGTTTGGAAAACAACCTTTTGCTTTTGGAAGTATGGAATATGCTAGTGGTTTATATGAAAATAGATACCGTTATCCGCATGTATACAAAAGTAATGAAAATTATGTCGGATTCAGTTTTATTTATATCCCCATAAAAGATCATGAGTTACAATTTCAAATGATCAATAGTAATAGTATGAAAAAAAAGGAAGAAAATATGGTTCAAGAAGTAAATTATCCTATGGGTTATTCTGTGAATTGGAATTGGAGTTTACTAGATAATAATAATAAAATTATACAAAATAGATGGTCCTATTCTATTTTTCAAGAAAATGAAAATAAAAAATTTTGGAAATTATTAGCTTTAGGTAGCAAATTGAACTTGAAACCTTTTTCTATAGAAGCTGACTATATATTGAGCGATGAAGACATAGAAAAAAATGGGGATATAACAAAAATTTTACGATCCTTGAATCCGAATTATAATTATACTGCCTCTGTCAAATATGGAACTTATTTAGTAAAATTAAAATACAACTTGATTCCAAAATGGAATTTAATTGCTAAAGGAGTATATGAAATCGGTACTTCTAAAAAAGGAAATAATGATATTTTAGGAGAAAATAAATTGTTTAAAAAAGCATATACTTATTATGGAGGGATCGAATTTCTTCCTATCATAAAAAATAATGATCTTAGTTTTAATCTTTCATATCAAAACCAAATAGTAAATTATAGTTTAGATCAAATGAAAGAAAAAAATAATAATAATCATTTTATTATTTTGGGATTGAGTTATCGTATTAAAATGATTTCATAA